One genomic window of Quercus lobata isolate SW786 chromosome 9, ValleyOak3.0 Primary Assembly, whole genome shotgun sequence includes the following:
- the LOC115960184 gene encoding protein DETOXIFICATION 35-like, whose product METTPLIDSGDYTPARSLAEVRWVFWRETVKVWKIAGPIAFNIICQYGTNSITNIFVGHIGAVELSGVAIALSVIGTFSFGFMLGMGSALETLCGQAFGAGQVHLLGVYMQRSWIILWVTCIILLPIYIFATPVLKLLGQEDDVADIAGRFTILIIPQLFSLAINFPTSKFLQAQSKVNVIAWIGFVALILHVLLLWLFIYVFDWGLAGAAIAFDITSWEIAIGQVVYVVVWCNEGWTGLSWSAFKEIWAFVRLSLASAVMLCLEIWYFMSIIILTGHLDNAVVAVGSLSICMNINGWEAMLFIGINAAISVRVSNELGLGHPRAAKYSVYVTVFQSLLIGIFFMVVILITKDYFAVIFTSSTELQEAVSRLAVLLGVTMVLNSVQPVISGVAVGGGWQALVAYINLGCYYIFGLPFGYLLGYKANLGVMGLWGGMISGTALQTLLLLIVLYKTNWNKEVEQTTERMRKWGGQDINIEKITDNV is encoded by the exons ATGGAGACGACGCCGTTGATCGACAGCGGTGACTACACGCCGGCGAGGAGCTTGGCGGAGGTGAGGTGGGTGTTTTGGAGAGAGACAGTGAAGGTGTGGAAGATAGCTGGACCCATTGCGTTCAACATTATTTGTCAGTACGGCACCAATTCCATCACCAACATCTTCGTCGGACACATCGGTGCAGTCGAGCTCTCCGGCGTAGCTATTGCTCTCTCTGTTATCGGAACTTTCTCTTTCGGTTTcatg CTTGGTATGGGGAGTGCGCTCGAGACGCTTTGTGGTCAAGCATTTGGTGCTGGACAAGTTCACTTGCTTGGCGTTTACATGCAGCGATCATGGATTATCCTATGGGTTACCTGCATCATTCTCTTGCCAATTTACATCTTTGCGACCCCAGTTCTAAAGCTTCTGGGGCAAGAAGATGATGTAGCTGATATTGCAGGAAGATTTACTATATTAATTATTCCTCAGTTATTCTCACTTGCCATCAATTTCCCTACGTCGAAATTCCTTCAAGCCCAGAGCAAGGTTAATGTGATTGCCTGGATCGGTTTTGTGGCTCTAATATTACACGTATTACTGCTTTGGCTTTTCATTTATGTATTCGATTGGGGTTTAGCTGGTGCAGCCATAGCATTTGACATCACAAGTTGGGAAATTGCTATAGGTCAGGTTGTCTATGTTGTAGTTTGGTGCAACGAAGGGTGGACTGGGTTGTCCTGGTCGGCATTCAAAGAGATATGGGCCTTTGTTAGGCTCTCCCTTGCATCAGCAGTGATGCTTTGCTTAGAGATCTGGTATTTTATGAGCATAATAATTCTAACTGGTCACCTTGATAATGCAGTGGTTGCTGTTGGTTCCCTATCTATTTG caTGAATATCAATGGGTGGGAAGCCATGTTGTTCATTGGAATAAATGCAGCTATAAG TGTCCGAGTTTCCAATGAGCTCGGGTTGGGGCATCCAAGAGCTGCGAAATACTCTGTTTATGTGACAGTCTTTCAGTCTCTCCTTATTGGGATCTTTTTCATGGTTGTTATCCTGATAACTAAAGACTATTTTGCTGTCATATTTACAAGCAGTACAGAGCTACAAGAAGCTGTCTCTCGCCTAGCAGTCCTCCTTGGTGTGACCATGGTTCTTAACAGTGTTCAACCTGTGATTTCAG GGGTTGCCGTTGGCGGTGGGTGGCAAGCATTGGTGGCTTATATAAACTTGGGTTGTTATTACATTTTCGGGCTTCCATTTGGATACCTTCTTGGTTATAAAGCAAATTTAGGAGTGATG GGACTTTGGGGGGGCATGATAAGTGGAACTGCTCTACAAACTTTGCTTCTCTTGATTGTACTCTATAAAACCAACTGGAACAAGGAG GTGGAACAAACAACTGAACGCATGCGGAAGTGGGGTGGCCAAGACATCAACATCGAGAAGATAACCGATAATGTGTGA
- the LOC115960805 gene encoding probable mediator of RNA polymerase II transcription subunit 36b, with protein MGPPRGRSGGFGGRSGGFRGRGDGGGRGRGGGRFGDRGSTMKVRGGGRGGRGFGGRGRGGGGGGKGGGVKGGSKVVIEPHRHEGVFFSKGKDDFILTKNLVPGESVYNEKRISVQNEDGTKVEYRVWNPFRSKLASAILGGVDNIWIKPGARVLYLGAASGTTVSHVSDIIGPTGVVYAVEFSHRSGRDLVNMAKKRTNVIPIIEDARHPSKYRMLVGMVDVIFSDVAQPDQARILALNASYFLKAEGHFVISIKANCIDSTQPAVAVFDSEVNKLKQDQFRPAEQVTLEPYERDHACVVGGYRVPKKSKPAS; from the exons ATGGGTCCTCCTCGTGGCCGTAGTGGTGGATTCGGTGGCCGTAGCGGTGGATTCAGGGGCAGAGGTGATGGAGGAGGAAGAGGCAGAGGAGGAGGAAGGTTTGGTGACAGAGGAAGTACCATGAAAGTGCGTGGCGGAGGACGTGGTGGCCGTGGTTTTGGTGGAAGAGGCCgaggtggtggtggaggaggtaAAGGTGGTGGAGTGAAAGGTGGAAGTAAGGTGGTGATTGAGCCTCATAGGCATGAAGGTGTGTTCTTTTCTAAGGGTAAAGACGATTTTATTCTCACTAAGAATTTGGTCCCTGGTGAATCTGTCTACAACGAGAAACGGATCTCTGTCCAG AATGAAGATGGAACAAAAGTTGAATACAGGGTTTGGAACCCATTTCGGTCAAAGCTTGCTTCTGCCATTCTTGGTGGGGTTGATAATATATGGATT AAACCTGGTGCGCGGGTACTTTACCTTGGGGCTGCTTCTGGAACCACAGTCTCTCACGTGTCTGACATTATTGGCCCT ACTGGAGTGGTTTATGCAGTGGAGTTTTCTCATAGAAGTGGTAGAGATTTGGTTAACATGGCAAAGAAGCGTACTAATGTTATCCCAATCATTGAAGATGCTAGACATCCTTCCAAGTATCGAATGCTGGTTGGCATGGTGGATGTGATATTTTCTGATGTTGCTCAACCGGATCAG GCAAGGATTCTAGCTTTGAATGCATCATATTTTCTGAAAGCTGAAGGTCATTTTGTAATTTCCATCAAG GCTAATTGCATAGATTCCACACAGCCTGCTGTGGCCGTATTTGACAGTGAAGTGAATAAGCTAAAGCAGGATCAGTTCAGGCCAGCTGAACAAGTTACTCTTGAACCTTATGAGCGTGATCATGCTTGTGTGGTTGGTGGCTACCGTGTccccaaaaaa